The sequence CAAAATGAACTTCTTTATGAAAAATTTCTGAATCACTCATACTTCCGTGTGAGAGCATTATTGCAGCATATGAGATATTTACTTTCCCCGCCTTGATTGCACTAGAACCTTCCAAACGAAACATCAAGAaatgtttaatattttttcttCCTCATTCCTCATTGGTCAGAACATATTTTTCTCCAAAATTTAATCAAAAATGACAAAACCACGGGGAAAAATAGAAAGGACGaatcagaaaaaaagaaaaaaatgtttaaaattacATTTTTAAAATCCAAGTGCTGCAAACATTATAAAGAATGACTTATTTTAGCTGACGTGGTTTTGGAAAAAGAATTAATAGACAAAATAAACTAATAACTGTCCTAAGAAAATTGTTCAAATGTCAGAATCACTATAAAATTAATAACCCATCTTTCATTAATATAAATGTCAGAAAAACATTCCTTCCTTACTTTCTTAAATACAACAattaattaaaatttgatgatTAATATTAAAAGTGAGAGTAAAAGTTCATAGGTTAATGTTCGGCTCCTAATTTTGCGGAAAACACGGAATGCAAGTACACATTGTTGAAGCTTTTCACATGTTTTAAGCTGTATTGCATGTTTCACGTTGTTTCGGATAAGACAATATGTACACAGTGGGGAACGAACTATTAGGGAAAACTTTTAGGCAATTAACAATCACTGTATTTCCGATTTAAACATGTCTCACATTGCTTTGCATCCCGACAATAGTTATTTAGAAGGGAACAGACTCGTACAGAATTAACGATCAAGATATGACCCGTCCGATTCTTACTTTTAACATGTCTGACATTGTTTAGTCAATGACTTAGAGTGGGCTTTAGCAGTAGTAAACAGAGGAAATCGGCACATCTAATGCTATAAATTAACAAGAATGGTTGAAGATTGCATCGGTGAAAAAGCTTGTAGAGATTGTGCTGGCTTCTGTTAAATCTACCATTTCCAAAGATTATGAGCTGAAGATTGTTAACACAGAAGTTATAGTGCCTGCTCTTCCAATGCAGCAGCACATCCTTCCTTTGTTCAAATCTGGGTCTCACTATCCCTCCAGTTTCTGTGCATGTGTTCTTCTGTTATAAAAATCCCTTTCCTAGGACTTTTGGATCAGCAATATCTCATCTCAAGAATTCCCTCTCAAAGGCGTTGGTGTCCTATTATGTATTTGCAGGAAGAACGGTTACAGATAGTATTGGCCTACAAAAGGTCCATTGCAATAACAAGGGAGTTTCTCAGCTGAATTTGTTCAACCCTGATGAATCTGTTTATGGCAAGCTTGTTCCTTTACTTTCAAAGCTCTTTCAAGAAGATGGCATTCCTGCCTTTGATATTCAGGTAAAAGGGTCTAAAGATAACATATTTATTTCTCCTTGTTTTGCTTTCTACGTAAAAATCTTAACAGTTTTTTGGTATTTACAGGTGACAGAGTTTGTCTGTGGGGGTATTGTTGCTGGCTGCACATTCGACCACTGAGTTGCAGATGCATAATCTGCAAACATGATTTTCACAAGTTGGGCAAAGCTTTCTCGAAATTATTCAACTGCATCGCTGAATCGAAGCAATACACGCTGCATGTTATGCCCTCGCGATTTCCCTGGTTACTCTGCTAAAATTGACAATATGTATGTGAGGCATTCTTCAGAAGAATGCAGCCGAGAAAATACTCACCCACCTCCTTTAGCAAGTAACGGCATTATGGATCTTCAATTTTATGCAAACAAAGATGGTAAGAGTTACACCAAATTAGAGGTGTTCAGTGCTTACTTATGGAAGCTAACGATATGCACCCAGAAGGTGAAGGACACCATGAATTATAAAATAGGAATAGTTGTAGATGGCTGCCAACGCTTAAGGGAGATTGGGATTTCTGCTAATTACTTTGGCAATGTTCTTATCTTGCCCTTTATTGAGTCTAATGCTTGTTATATAAAAAGCAAACCGCTTTGTTGGAGTGCAGGGTTAATTCATGATGCCATAAAGAGTGCAGCGAATGAGGAGGACATTCAAAGCTTAATTGACTTCGTGGAGACTACAAAGCCAACACCTGTCTTAGCCAAGATTTAGTGTGGAGCAAATGACATGGAGTCCTTTGGACCTGCAGTTTTGGTGTCTTTTGGACTACGGTTTCCTTTGTATGAGGTTGATTTTGGATGAGAAAAGTCTACATTTGGAAGCCGCCATTTCCCATGTGGCGGTGAAGCAGGTTATGTCATGCCAACTCAAAGCCCTGCAGGAGATGTAGTTTGATGGTAAACATGCATCTTCCTCTTGAACAGTTAGATGCAATTGAATCTGATCCCAACCGCATTCTAATTCCAATCATAGGTTTCGTTTTGAAAACAAATAATTTTCTCTCTTGTTTCGTTTtgaaaacaaataattttcttgattttttaaagtTTTGTGATATTTTTCTTCGAACTTTGCCACTCTTTCGTACTATAACACGTATCCCGCAAATATTATGGgcacaaattttttaaaaaagcGGTTCATTGGCAGAGGCAAAAAAAGGGGATTTGTGAAGCTGCTTTAATAATTCCGACAAATCATTTAGCAGGAAATAGCAAAACGTTATAGGCATTAGATTATGTAAGCTTTGTACCATACTATTATATTAAAGAATACGTTTATTTACTCATCATTTATGTTTacagttattattattatttatatggaaAATTTAAAATGAGTATTAATTatgtttaaaattaaattaataaaattgagAAATGATAAAACATTtatgataaataataaaaaaattaatctataatattaataaataaaaagaaagtgaAAATTCAATATATGAATTAACTTATTTGtgaattctattatattttttatttttaatctaataaaaacaagataataagtatatataaattgaattgaattaaaatataatttaagtcAATCGATCATGAAGTTGAAAGGATCTAAATGAGCCCATCAAgtatcaagtcttgttgagtgcaagactctcacatcataagggatgaggccaaGATCGTGCCTCGGGCGAAGTTTTGAGGAATGGATACCCTAAGACCTTGGTTCGTAGCTAAAGGGGACACTGCCTTGGGGTATCTccaacaaaaaattaaataaaatttaatttaatttaaatatagaAATGGTCTTCCACTTTTTTTATTTATCGTTAgataatattgtattgtttgtatttGTTACCCACCTATGTCTCACTATTTAATTTTAGATATTATTCAATATATATTTCATACacatgtggtatggtcctgaaatagacaTTTTGAAAAAGtaatttttaaacatgcctactagaAAGCAATttataccatgtgggtattgaaataaattacatatttaaaaattagactctaagcactacattttctattactgaatttttctcagattcaatctctaagtgcctcaaattttgacatcaatcgacataaaatttgaaaaataaggaaaacactttccactttttgcccaaaagtgggactcaacttcttgcagccacccctcTATCTattcatccctctccctctccctcttcttgTACATCTATATTTTAATCTCTTTATTGAGctatttttatctctccctctctccctatcacaaacataacatgagctCACAAGTTTTGTTTCACTCATGTATGGATTCATATAAGTGGATATATAGTTTATTTGAAGCTACCAATTCTtaattgagacctttgttgcacaagcaACATCATTTGGTAAACAACCTAcgaattgacctcatgtactacataAGTGTAttaaaaaaatagaccaaaatttttCCTAATTGATCTTCCATACCTCTTCAATGTACCCATTGCAGACAAAGGTGAAATTCCTAGTTATTATAATATGTAAAGCTTAATATTCTAACATCTTCTATTAAGATTTATATTCCACACAACAAAACAAATTGATAAATATGTAGATGTATATTtagatataaatacatacatacatacatattgttgTGTGAAATATAAATTTTAAGGAGAAATGTAAGAATATTAAGCTTTACATATTATAATAAACTCACCATCTTAGTGAGTTTTGGTTTATTATTGTTATGAATAAATTCATTCTCGTAAGTTGTTAGGTTCAAATAGTTGTCCTTGAAAGGTTTATTAAAGTCATattgtgagaaattcaaaagtaACTCAATCATATAATAATGATTTGTGTGTGTGCATTCTTTAGAAGTTTTTCTTTGAAGGAAAAACTCATGTACTAGATGGAACTTCATCAAGCTACCTCATAACCTTTGAAAGGGTGTAGCTCTTAAGTTGACTATTAATTTTCAAAACAACCATCTTCCCAAACTCTCAAGTCACAAATATTCCAATTTATTAGGCAATAATCCATGCCAACTTGCATTAACAGTGCTCCATCAAGTTGTCTAATGACCCTTAAAAGAGCATAATTATTAAAATCCACATACCCATGAACTACTTTAAAATAATTCACATTGAGCTTATATGAAATCCATTTATACCATCAAAAAGTTAACTTTTATACtattaatgtaaaaaaaaaaatcaacaaaattataTGCTTCTCATGCAAAGTATCATGTATGAGTTAGAAAGTTATTTGAGATGATGAAAATCCTCTAGCCTTTGACGCTTCTAGTCTCTAATCTTGATGGATTGAAATCAACATCCTTCCCTAGTATCTTTTGTAGATGGAGCAAGCATAAATATGCTTGCACCGTATATATTAAGATCTAGAcatttccaacatccaacaatagAGTACCTACAAAAAAAAATAGAGCATGCAAATTTACTAATCTAACACACAGGAATTCAATAAACAATTTAACTCTATTGCCTTCTTATCTTCAAAATTTAGTAATTAATATTTATGCTCTTAGATTTCTAGCACTAAGCAATCTATGAAGAATAGAAAAAAATTAAAGATAATTAGGATTTCTCAAGTACACAAAACAAAATAGCATTACAACCTCTAGATTGAAAGAAGTGAAAGACTCCAATGTGAGAGGAGGAATTAATTTATAGGTATCCTCATAAGGAAAGAAAATTGTGAGAGAGATTTGGGATTAAAGAAGGTAGTTAGAGATAAATTCTTGTCCCACATTTATTGAGTGAATGTAATTAGTAGAGAAAGGATAGGATAAATAGAGGATGGGTTTGTGAAGTGATCGAGATTACGCATTGAATTGAAAGTGCTTTTGTGAAATGATAGAGATTAATGAATATATAAATACAATGATTTAATAATCAAAATGGAGGAAAAATGATTTAATGAATTAAAGAAGTTTAATAATTTAGACAATAATACCCACTTCATTAATAGGATGGTTATAAGgttaa is a genomic window of Cryptomeria japonica chromosome 7, Sugi_1.0, whole genome shotgun sequence containing:
- the LOC131856579 gene encoding coniferyl alcohol acyltransferase-like, with amino-acid sequence MIFTSWAKLSRNYSTASLNRSNTRCMLCPRDFPGYSAKIDNMYVRHSSEECSRENTHPPPLASNGIMDLQFYANKDGKSYTKLEVFSAYLWKLTICTQKVKDTMNYKIGIVVDGCQRLREIGISANYFGNVLILPFIESNACYIKSKPLCWSAGLIHDAIKSAANEEDIQSLIDFVETTKPTPVLAKI